A window of the Deltaproteobacteria bacterium genome harbors these coding sequences:
- a CDS encoding redoxin domain-containing protein has product MPAWDLRAPKVGEQATDLDLLDESGRPVHLSALARRSPILVLVFGGLDDAAGIRLLRDYRDATLPVVRAGAFICAIGPAEPAALRYLRSQCGFAFPMLSDADGTALSRWGMLDRAGLFLLDRGLVVRQRALGATLAPDAILSFLRRGGARRAKVNLRDRALHFLQAIQHAFRPLRPVR; this is encoded by the coding sequence ATGCCGGCATGGGATCTTCGCGCTCCGAAGGTCGGGGAGCAGGCGACCGACCTCGACCTGCTCGACGAGTCGGGGCGGCCGGTGCACCTTTCTGCCCTGGCGCGCCGGTCGCCGATCCTGGTGCTCGTCTTCGGCGGGCTGGACGACGCGGCAGGGATCAGGCTGCTGCGCGATTACCGCGACGCGACGCTGCCGGTGGTGCGGGCCGGCGCTTTCATCTGCGCGATCGGTCCCGCCGAACCGGCGGCCCTCAGGTACTTGCGATCGCAGTGCGGATTCGCGTTCCCGATGCTGTCGGACGCGGACGGCACCGCGCTGTCGCGCTGGGGGATGCTGGATCGCGCGGGACTGTTTCTCCTCGACCGCGGCCTCGTCGTGCGCCAGCGTGCGCTCGGGGCGACCCTGGCTCCCGATGCGATTCTCAGTTTCTTGCGCCGCGGAGGCGCCCGCCGCGCGAAGGTGAACCTGCGCGACCGCGCCCTGCACTTCCTCCAGGCGATCCAGCACGCATTCCGTCCGCTGCGCCCTGTCCGCTGA